From Microbacterium pseudoresistens, the proteins below share one genomic window:
- a CDS encoding universal stress protein, whose protein sequence is MADDDSTPGEDEVQNASLRKAVIVAMQPDQPPRVLATGIQYAKLMDAPLVVVHVDVSRFVTYEDPDGYVHSAPIDLNVDVGAVEFEDVRRAAEHELNGSGLTWTARQLVGDPALAIKQLGNAVDAQLIVVGTRKRGLGESIREFFTGSVAARLSHRQSRPVLVVPLEEPVPDEQKDIWTE, encoded by the coding sequence ATGGCGGACGACGACTCCACCCCCGGCGAGGACGAGGTGCAGAACGCGAGCCTGCGGAAGGCCGTGATCGTCGCGATGCAACCGGATCAGCCCCCGCGCGTGCTGGCGACCGGCATCCAGTACGCGAAGCTGATGGATGCTCCGCTCGTGGTCGTGCACGTCGATGTGTCGCGCTTCGTCACCTACGAGGATCCCGACGGCTACGTGCACTCGGCACCGATCGATCTGAACGTCGACGTCGGCGCCGTCGAGTTCGAGGATGTGCGCCGTGCTGCCGAGCACGAGCTCAACGGCAGCGGCCTCACCTGGACGGCCCGCCAGCTCGTCGGCGACCCGGCGCTGGCCATCAAACAGCTCGGCAACGCGGTGGATGCCCAGCTCATCGTCGTCGGCACGCGCAAGCGCGGACTGGGCGAGTCGATCCGCGAGTTCTTCACCGGATCGGTCGCCGCCCGCCTCTCGCACCGCCAATCGCGCCCCGTGCTCGTCGTGCCGCTTGAAGAGCCGGTGCCCGACGAGCAGAAGGACATCTGGACCGAGTAG
- a CDS encoding HtaA domain-containing protein encodes MSATPRALRRSRSRLLAALTAAALMFSGVVFGAVPAQAVSAEAAPAPAIDVSITDASADGATIRVQGSGFDGISGAYGAVIEAGTESSVGMEGGYVVFGYWMPPAVTFADGAFDQTLVAPADALERDKDYEVIVWVGHSNPDASTIYTRQTVPLTAEDWDLIDPLPLPTETSTTLSVAPEGESEQGEEITLTASVSPADAPGSVTFSGVTAEGSGAISESVEVVGGSATTVVTDVPADLTGLRADFAPADASAFAPSASDVVPHTVVAPEEPETPTFDPALSVFLADGTTPYDGSAVHTGDELVVVGTGFDPAANVGGRGVPIPNTLPQGAYVVLGSFLDDWQPSAGAKSSARTVVDQRWALSSDVLDQVDPKYQGAIRGQWVELGADGSFTATLTAQKFEDGLEGGNWGVYTYGAGGVTNAAQELSVPIDYVGEEQTAPEPDPAPAVTVTPNADLDPNAETVLTISGTGFVGASAANGAYVLFGEESVWHGEGPLPAEGWIAQGWVMPNQIVEGAFTTTLTVPAGVLDPEVAYHVATSAAHGLSVTDRSLDTFTPITVAQPAGPVEPGIRLSADAVAQGGSVTVSGSGLPAGTQVSVELHSDAVLLGSGLVGADGTFSVQGTIPASTPPGAHTIVVTGGGLNLSTPITITAAPVPAPAPAPEPAPEVCVANAVSGASLSWGVKESFVNYINGPIAKGSVSGSWGSGSGAYSTETGNGSVSFGGSMHFTGHSGALDLTLSNPRVRVNGSSATLYLSVQSKGYNGSPDINASGVAFATISLPSASTGGGEIGWSGASAALTAAGADAFAGFYGAGEALDAVSIAFPLGAEVPCDDSTGGLAVTGGEPAAGAAALGLGVLALGVVLVLMRRRRVAV; translated from the coding sequence GTGTCTGCTACCCCGAGAGCGCTCAGACGCTCCCGTTCACGCCTGCTGGCGGCGCTGACCGCCGCGGCCCTGATGTTCTCCGGGGTGGTGTTCGGCGCCGTACCCGCCCAGGCCGTTTCAGCAGAGGCTGCTCCTGCACCGGCCATCGACGTGTCGATCACCGACGCCTCGGCCGATGGCGCAACCATCCGCGTGCAGGGCTCCGGCTTCGACGGCATCTCCGGCGCGTACGGCGCCGTGATCGAGGCCGGCACCGAGTCCTCCGTGGGCATGGAGGGCGGCTACGTCGTCTTCGGATACTGGATGCCCCCGGCCGTCACCTTCGCCGACGGCGCGTTCGATCAGACCCTCGTGGCCCCGGCCGACGCGCTCGAGCGCGACAAGGACTACGAGGTCATCGTCTGGGTGGGTCACAGCAACCCCGACGCCTCGACGATCTACACCCGCCAGACCGTGCCGCTTACGGCGGAGGACTGGGACCTCATCGACCCGCTCCCGCTGCCGACCGAGACGAGCACGACGCTGTCCGTCGCTCCGGAGGGGGAGTCGGAGCAGGGTGAGGAGATCACCCTCACCGCGTCCGTGTCACCCGCGGATGCGCCCGGCTCCGTCACCTTCTCCGGCGTGACCGCCGAGGGATCCGGCGCGATCTCCGAGTCCGTCGAGGTGGTCGGCGGCTCCGCTACGACCGTCGTGACCGATGTGCCCGCCGACCTCACTGGTCTGCGCGCCGACTTCGCCCCGGCCGACGCCTCGGCGTTCGCCCCCTCGGCATCCGACGTCGTGCCGCACACCGTCGTCGCGCCCGAAGAGCCCGAGACCCCGACCTTCGACCCGGCCCTGTCGGTCTTCCTCGCCGACGGCACCACGCCCTACGACGGCAGCGCCGTGCACACCGGCGACGAGCTCGTCGTCGTGGGCACCGGCTTCGACCCGGCCGCCAACGTCGGCGGCCGCGGCGTGCCGATCCCGAACACCCTGCCGCAGGGCGCGTACGTGGTGCTCGGATCCTTCCTCGACGACTGGCAGCCCTCGGCGGGCGCCAAGAGCTCGGCCCGCACCGTGGTCGATCAGCGCTGGGCGCTGTCGTCCGACGTGCTCGACCAGGTCGACCCGAAGTACCAGGGCGCCATCCGCGGCCAGTGGGTGGAGCTCGGCGCCGACGGCTCGTTCACCGCGACCCTCACGGCGCAGAAGTTCGAAGACGGCCTCGAGGGCGGCAACTGGGGCGTGTACACGTACGGCGCCGGCGGCGTCACCAACGCCGCGCAGGAGCTGAGCGTGCCGATCGACTACGTCGGCGAGGAGCAGACCGCTCCGGAGCCCGACCCGGCTCCTGCCGTCACGGTGACCCCGAACGCCGACCTCGACCCGAACGCCGAGACCGTGCTCACGATCAGCGGCACCGGCTTCGTCGGCGCATCCGCCGCCAACGGCGCCTACGTGCTGTTCGGCGAGGAGTCGGTCTGGCACGGCGAGGGTCCGCTCCCCGCCGAGGGCTGGATCGCGCAGGGCTGGGTCATGCCGAACCAGATCGTCGAGGGCGCGTTCACGACGACGCTCACCGTCCCCGCCGGCGTGCTCGACCCCGAGGTCGCGTACCACGTCGCCACCTCGGCGGCGCACGGTCTGTCGGTCACCGACCGGTCGCTCGACACCTTCACGCCCATCACGGTCGCCCAGCCTGCCGGCCCCGTCGAGCCCGGCATCCGGCTGAGCGCCGACGCGGTCGCGCAGGGCGGATCGGTCACCGTGTCGGGCTCGGGACTGCCCGCCGGCACCCAGGTCTCCGTCGAGCTGCACTCCGACGCCGTGCTGCTGGGCTCCGGCCTGGTCGGCGCCGACGGCACCTTCTCGGTGCAGGGCACGATCCCGGCGAGCACCCCTCCCGGTGCGCACACGATCGTCGTGACCGGCGGGGGCCTGAACCTGTCCACCCCGATCACGATCACCGCGGCTCCCGTCCCGGCGCCCGCTCCGGCTCCGGAGCCCGCACCCGAGGTGTGCGTGGCCAACGCCGTCAGCGGCGCGAGCCTGTCGTGGGGCGTGAAGGAGTCGTTCGTGAACTACATCAACGGCCCCATCGCCAAGGGCTCGGTGTCGGGCAGCTGGGGCTCCGGCTCGGGCGCGTACAGCACCGAGACGGGCAACGGCAGCGTCTCGTTCGGCGGATCGATGCACTTCACCGGGCACTCCGGAGCGCTGGATCTGACGCTGTCGAACCCCCGCGTGCGGGTGAACGGCTCGTCGGCCACGCTGTACCTGAGCGTGCAGTCGAAGGGCTACAACGGCTCGCCCGACATCAATGCCTCCGGTGTCGCCTTCGCGACGATCTCGCTCCCGTCGGCTTCGACCGGCGGCGGCGAGATCGGCTGGAGCGGAGCATCCGCAGCGCTGACGGCGGCGGGAGCCGACGCGTTCGCCGGGTTCTACGGCGCCGGTGAGGCGCTGGATGCCGTCTCGATCGCGTTCCCGCTCGGCGCCGAGGTGCCGTGCGACGACAGCACCGGCGGGCTGGCCGTGACCGGAGGGGAGCCGGCCGCCGGTGCCGCCGCGCTCGGTCTCGGCGTGCTCGCGCTGGGCGTCGTCCTGGTGCTGATGCGCCGTCGTCGCGTCGCGGTCTGA
- a CDS encoding heme ABC transporter ATP-binding protein, producing MTAAYEVLGVTHRVGGAMILDDVSLEVGYGRVLALVGPNGAGKSTMLGALAGDVRPARGEVLLDGAPLRSHHPRALARRRSLLLQANRVAFPFSVAQVVEMGCAPWQGAGRDDDTIIADAMRRADIAHLAHRIFGSLSGGEQARVSFARVLVQDAPVVLLDEPTAALDLRHQEELLRIARTLADEGRAVVAVLHDLSLAAAYADELAMLAEGRIVAVGTPAEVLTEERIESVYATEVGVVADPLNGHPLVLPRRA from the coding sequence ATGACCGCCGCCTACGAGGTGCTCGGCGTCACGCACCGCGTCGGCGGGGCGATGATCCTCGACGACGTCTCGCTGGAGGTCGGCTATGGGCGGGTTCTCGCCCTGGTCGGGCCGAACGGGGCGGGCAAGTCGACAATGCTCGGCGCGCTCGCCGGCGATGTGCGACCCGCGCGCGGCGAGGTGCTCCTCGACGGTGCGCCCCTGCGCTCGCACCACCCGCGTGCCCTTGCGCGGCGGCGCAGTCTGCTGCTGCAGGCCAATCGCGTCGCGTTCCCGTTCTCGGTCGCCCAGGTGGTCGAGATGGGATGCGCACCTTGGCAGGGCGCCGGCCGCGACGACGATACGATCATCGCCGATGCGATGCGCCGTGCCGACATCGCCCACCTCGCACACCGCATCTTCGGCTCGCTGTCCGGCGGAGAGCAGGCGCGCGTGTCCTTCGCGCGGGTGCTCGTGCAGGATGCGCCGGTCGTGCTGCTCGACGAACCCACCGCCGCGCTCGACCTGCGTCATCAGGAGGAGCTGCTGCGCATCGCGCGCACGCTCGCCGACGAGGGGCGCGCCGTTGTCGCGGTGCTGCACGACCTGAGTCTGGCCGCCGCCTACGCCGACGAGCTGGCGATGCTCGCCGAGGGGCGGATCGTGGCCGTGGGAACTCCCGCGGAGGTGCTCACCGAGGAGCGGATCGAGAGCGTGTACGCGACCGAGGTGGGCGTGGTCGCCGACCCGCTCAACGGGCATCCGCTCGTGCTCCCCCGGCGCGCCTGA
- the purF gene encoding amidophosphoribosyltransferase, with protein sequence MCGIVGMVGSGLVNQDIYDALLLLQHRGQDATGIATAEPNGVMHMAKASGMVREAFRTRDMRALLGNVGLGHVRYATKGTASSEEEAQPFYVNSPYGIILIHNGNLTNTRELTVDMDRRDRRHLNSSSDTELLLNVLANELQSTTSAVDLDPERIFDAVARTHARIDGAYAVIAIIAGHGLLAFRDPFGIRPLILGRRSSQGTGMTAPRDEWVVASESLVLENADYDVVREIAPGEAVFITDDGRLFSRQCAEQTRLSPCAFEYVYLARPDSVMNGVSVYESRLRMGARLADTIAAHVPLDEIDVVMPIPDSSRPAAMEVARKLGIEYREGFYKNRYVGRTFIMPGQAVRKKSVRQKLNAMSSEFQGKNVLLIDDSIVRGTTSQQIIQMARDAGAKSVVFASAAPPIRHPHVYGINMPSKHELVAYGRTIPEIAEVLGCDRMVYQEVEDLKAAIIEGTDLEDLDMSPFDGRYVTGTVTEEYLEWLEGSQSS encoded by the coding sequence ATGTGCGGCATCGTCGGCATGGTCGGATCCGGCCTCGTCAACCAGGACATCTACGACGCCCTCCTGTTGCTGCAGCATCGGGGGCAGGACGCCACGGGGATCGCCACCGCCGAGCCGAATGGCGTCATGCACATGGCCAAGGCGTCCGGCATGGTGCGCGAGGCGTTCCGCACGCGCGACATGCGGGCGCTGCTCGGCAACGTCGGGCTCGGCCACGTGCGCTACGCCACGAAGGGAACGGCCTCCAGCGAGGAGGAGGCGCAGCCGTTCTACGTGAACTCGCCGTACGGCATCATCCTCATCCACAACGGCAACCTCACCAACACGCGCGAGCTCACCGTCGACATGGACCGCCGAGACCGCCGGCACCTCAACTCCTCCAGCGACACCGAGCTGCTGCTGAACGTGCTCGCGAACGAGCTGCAGTCCACCACCTCGGCCGTCGATCTCGACCCCGAGCGCATCTTCGACGCCGTCGCCCGCACGCACGCGCGCATCGACGGCGCCTACGCGGTCATCGCGATCATCGCCGGGCACGGCCTGCTCGCCTTCCGCGACCCGTTCGGCATCCGCCCTCTCATCCTCGGCCGGCGCTCCTCGCAGGGCACAGGCATGACCGCGCCGCGCGACGAATGGGTCGTCGCCAGCGAATCGCTCGTGCTGGAGAATGCCGACTACGACGTCGTGCGCGAGATCGCCCCCGGCGAGGCCGTGTTCATCACCGACGACGGACGGCTGTTCAGCCGGCAGTGCGCCGAGCAGACCCGGTTGAGCCCGTGCGCCTTCGAGTACGTGTACCTGGCCCGCCCCGACTCGGTGATGAACGGCGTCTCGGTGTACGAGTCGCGGCTGCGGATGGGCGCGCGCCTGGCCGACACCATCGCCGCCCACGTGCCGCTCGACGAGATCGACGTCGTGATGCCCATCCCCGACTCCTCGCGCCCGGCGGCCATGGAGGTCGCCCGCAAGCTCGGGATCGAGTACCGCGAGGGCTTCTACAAGAACCGCTACGTGGGCCGCACGTTCATCATGCCCGGGCAGGCGGTGCGCAAGAAGAGCGTGCGCCAGAAGCTCAACGCCATGTCGAGCGAGTTCCAGGGCAAGAACGTGCTGCTCATCGACGACTCGATCGTGCGCGGCACGACGAGCCAGCAGATCATCCAGATGGCGCGGGATGCGGGGGCGAAGTCGGTCGTGTTCGCCTCGGCCGCCCCGCCCATCCGGCATCCTCACGTGTACGGCATCAACATGCCTTCCAAGCATGAGCTCGTCGCCTACGGGCGCACGATCCCCGAGATCGCCGAGGTGCTCGGCTGCGATCGCATGGTCTACCAGGAGGTCGAGGATCTCAAGGCCGCGATCATCGAGGGGACCGATCTCGAAGACCTCGACATGAGCCCGTTCGACGGCCGCTACGTCACCGGCACCGTCACCGAGGAGTACCTCGAGTGGCTCGAAGGATCGCAGAGCTCGTGA
- a CDS encoding FecCD family ABC transporter permease, giving the protein MHHRPRSADQAPRGNAPEASSAPASERTPARPARAPRGAARGALIVPVLVVLLAVGVVVSAGVGQLGVGPGEVLAALLRPFGIGGAADAPVELPERSLWQIRFPRIAMAVLVGGALALAGVVMQAVFGNPLAEPGVVGVSSGAAVGAALSITLGLTVFGSWTTAGLAFVGGLAATLLVYSAARAEGRTDAVRLILTGVAVNALGGALLAVLMFLGSTASREQIVFWQLGSLNGARWIEVLVVALAVLVGGAAALGGGRQYDLLSLGDRTAAHLGVRVERLRIVSILVVALLTGVAVAFAGIIAFVGLVIPHLFRGIQGPATRPLLVLSFLGGAVLLVFADVLARTLVPAADLPIGILTALLGGPFFSLLVRRNAGGWR; this is encoded by the coding sequence GTGCATCATCGACCTCGCTCCGCGGATCAGGCGCCGCGGGGGAACGCCCCCGAGGCGTCCTCCGCCCCGGCATCCGAACGCACCCCCGCTCGCCCCGCTCGCGCCCCGCGCGGCGCCGCGCGCGGGGCGCTGATCGTGCCCGTGCTCGTCGTGCTCCTCGCCGTGGGCGTGGTGGTCTCGGCCGGCGTCGGCCAGCTCGGCGTGGGGCCCGGCGAGGTGCTCGCGGCCCTGCTGCGGCCGTTCGGCATCGGCGGCGCGGCGGATGCCCCGGTCGAACTGCCCGAACGCTCGCTCTGGCAGATCCGCTTCCCGCGCATCGCGATGGCGGTGCTCGTGGGCGGGGCGCTCGCACTGGCCGGCGTGGTCATGCAGGCCGTGTTCGGCAACCCGCTCGCCGAACCCGGAGTCGTGGGGGTCTCGTCGGGCGCCGCAGTGGGCGCCGCGCTCTCGATCACGCTCGGGCTCACCGTGTTCGGGTCGTGGACGACGGCCGGGCTCGCCTTCGTCGGCGGGCTCGCCGCCACACTGCTCGTGTACTCCGCCGCCCGCGCGGAGGGTCGCACCGACGCCGTGCGCCTCATCCTCACGGGCGTCGCCGTCAACGCGCTCGGCGGAGCGCTGCTGGCCGTGCTCATGTTCCTGGGCAGCACGGCCTCGCGCGAGCAGATCGTGTTCTGGCAGCTCGGCTCGCTCAACGGCGCCCGCTGGATCGAGGTGCTCGTCGTCGCGCTCGCCGTGCTCGTAGGAGGCGCGGCCGCGCTCGGCGGCGGACGGCAGTACGATCTGCTCTCGCTGGGCGACCGCACCGCCGCGCACCTCGGCGTGCGCGTCGAACGCCTGCGCATCGTGTCCATCCTCGTCGTCGCGCTGCTCACCGGCGTGGCCGTGGCGTTCGCCGGGATCATCGCCTTCGTGGGGCTCGTGATCCCGCACCTGTTCCGCGGCATCCAGGGCCCCGCCACCCGGCCGCTCCTGGTCTTGTCGTTCCTGGGCGGGGCCGTGCTGCTCGTCTTCGCCGACGTGCTCGCCCGCACCCTGGTGCCCGCCGCCGACCTGCCCATCGGCATCCTCACCGCGCTGCTGGGCGGGCCGTTCTTCTCCCTGCTCGTGCGCCGCAACGCGGGGGGCTGGCGATGA
- a CDS encoding MFS transporter, which yields MARRIAELVTGAVRSAARAPLWRGRVLAVLGIVLCAFSLRSAVASLSPVVDRIGAEYPLSAAMLGIVGTLPPVCFAVFGLLTPVLEKRFGLERVAAFALSAVALGLVARGLSFDAISLLITSGVIFAGVGMGNILLPPLVKKYFPDRLGAMMTLYTTMMAVSTFLPPLVAVPVADGAGWRFSLAMWGVFALAGIFPWVILLVRERIGQGIGASAEPAAPAEAAPPEEPALLRPRADYGDAASMSTGPIVVAPPDGRILTRMLRIPLAWAIAIVFSTSSTLSYVAFAWLPQLLVDRVGVDEATAGTLLSLFALIGLPAGLVVPLLVVRFQATRSIYIVGMLGALAGVAGMLFAPVPALIPLWVVLYGCVGLMFPLALVLISIRARTPESAVALSGFAQSTGYMIAAVFPVLVGVLHDATGGWDVPLIVLGGVVLASIPAGIVAGRRRTVEDEWERRRGRWR from the coding sequence GTGGCTCGAAGGATCGCAGAGCTCGTGACGGGGGCGGTGCGCAGCGCAGCGCGGGCACCGCTGTGGCGCGGCCGCGTCCTGGCGGTGCTCGGGATCGTGCTGTGCGCGTTCTCGCTGCGCTCGGCGGTGGCCTCCCTCTCGCCCGTCGTCGACCGCATCGGCGCGGAGTACCCGCTTTCGGCGGCAATGCTCGGCATCGTCGGCACGCTTCCGCCGGTGTGCTTCGCCGTGTTCGGCTTGCTCACCCCCGTGCTGGAGAAGCGGTTCGGGCTCGAGCGTGTCGCCGCGTTCGCCCTGTCGGCCGTGGCGCTGGGGCTGGTCGCCCGCGGGCTGTCGTTCGACGCGATCTCGCTGCTGATCACCTCGGGGGTGATCTTCGCGGGGGTGGGCATGGGCAACATCCTGCTGCCGCCGCTGGTGAAGAAGTACTTCCCCGACCGGCTCGGGGCGATGATGACGCTGTACACGACGATGATGGCGGTCAGCACGTTCCTGCCGCCGCTGGTCGCCGTGCCCGTCGCCGACGGCGCCGGGTGGCGCTTCTCGCTGGCGATGTGGGGCGTGTTCGCGCTCGCGGGGATCTTCCCGTGGGTGATCCTGCTCGTGCGCGAGCGCATCGGTCAGGGCATCGGTGCGTCGGCCGAGCCGGCCGCGCCGGCCGAGGCAGCGCCGCCGGAGGAGCCGGCGCTGCTGCGGCCACGCGCCGATTACGGAGACGCGGCGAGCATGTCGACGGGCCCGATCGTGGTCGCGCCGCCCGACGGCCGGATCCTCACCCGGATGCTGCGCATCCCGTTGGCCTGGGCCATCGCGATCGTGTTCAGCACCTCGTCGACGCTCTCGTACGTCGCCTTCGCCTGGTTGCCGCAGCTGCTCGTCGACCGGGTGGGCGTCGACGAGGCGACCGCCGGCACCCTGCTGTCGCTGTTCGCGCTGATCGGGCTGCCCGCGGGGCTCGTCGTGCCGCTACTGGTCGTGCGCTTCCAGGCGACGCGATCCATCTACATCGTCGGGATGCTGGGGGCGCTCGCCGGCGTGGCGGGGATGCTGTTCGCCCCCGTGCCGGCGTTGATCCCGCTCTGGGTGGTGCTGTACGGATGCGTCGGGCTCATGTTCCCGCTCGCGCTCGTGCTCATCAGCATCCGCGCCCGCACGCCCGAGAGCGCGGTGGCGCTCAGCGGCTTCGCGCAGAGCACCGGCTACATGATCGCCGCCGTGTTCCCCGTGCTCGTGGGGGTGCTGCACGACGCGACGGGCGGATGGGATGTGCCGCTGATCGTGCTCGGGGGAGTCGTGCTGGCCTCCATCCCGGCAGGCATCGTCGCCGGACGCCGCCGCACGGTCGAGGACGAGTGGGAACGCCGGCGCGGGCGCTGGCGATGA
- the purM gene encoding phosphoribosylformylglycinamidine cyclo-ligase, with the protein MSSHTYAAAGVDTAAGDRAVELMKSAVRATHGPEVQGGVGGFAGLFDASALRGYAHPLLATSTDGVGTKVAIAQALDVHDTIGHDLVGMVVDDIVVVGAKPLFMTDYIACGKVHPERIAAIVRGIAEACTLTGTALVGGETAEHPGLLGPDDYDVAGAATGVVEADRMLGADRVRDGDVVLALASSGLHSNGFSLVRHILAGAGVSYTDTAADFGRTWGEELLIPTRLYTTPLLGIADAFGERLHALSHVTGGGIAANLARVLPQGSWAEVDRSTWSPAAVFRVLGDIAGTSLESSEGTWNLGIGFLAIVDPAAASEISVALTAGGIDTWQVAEVRTGARPEGEFEEGAKGVDGGAVRLVGTYREGE; encoded by the coding sequence GTGTCCTCCCACACCTATGCCGCGGCCGGCGTCGACACGGCCGCGGGAGATCGTGCCGTCGAGCTGATGAAGTCCGCCGTGCGCGCCACGCACGGCCCCGAGGTGCAGGGCGGCGTGGGCGGTTTCGCCGGACTGTTCGACGCCTCCGCCCTGCGCGGCTACGCGCATCCGCTGCTCGCCACGAGCACCGACGGCGTGGGCACGAAGGTCGCGATCGCCCAGGCGCTCGACGTGCACGACACCATCGGCCACGACCTCGTCGGCATGGTCGTCGACGACATCGTCGTCGTAGGGGCGAAGCCGCTGTTCATGACCGACTACATCGCCTGCGGCAAGGTGCATCCCGAGCGGATCGCGGCCATCGTGCGCGGCATCGCCGAGGCGTGCACGCTCACCGGCACCGCGCTCGTCGGCGGCGAGACCGCCGAGCATCCCGGCCTGCTGGGCCCCGACGACTACGACGTCGCAGGGGCCGCCACCGGCGTCGTCGAGGCGGATCGGATGCTGGGCGCCGACCGCGTGCGCGACGGCGACGTCGTGCTCGCCCTGGCCTCCAGCGGCCTGCACTCCAACGGCTTCTCGCTCGTGCGCCACATCCTCGCCGGCGCCGGCGTCTCGTACACCGACACCGCCGCCGACTTCGGCCGCACCTGGGGCGAGGAGCTGCTCATCCCCACCCGGCTCTACACGACGCCGCTGCTGGGCATCGCGGATGCGTTCGGCGAACGCCTGCACGCGCTCAGCCACGTCACCGGCGGCGGCATCGCCGCGAACCTCGCGCGCGTGCTGCCCCAGGGAAGCTGGGCCGAGGTCGACCGCTCCACCTGGTCGCCCGCTGCCGTGTTCCGGGTGCTCGGCGACATCGCCGGCACCTCCCTGGAATCCAGTGAGGGCACCTGGAACCTCGGGATCGGCTTCCTCGCGATCGTCGATCCGGCGGCCGCATCCGAGATCTCCGTCGCTCTCACGGCGGGCGGGATCGATACCTGGCAGGTCGCGGAAGTGCGCACTGGGGCGCGCCCCGAGGGCGAGTTCGAAGAAGGCGCGAAGGGCGTCGACGGCGGCGCCGTGCGGCTGGTCGGCACGTATCGAGAGGGCGAGTAG
- a CDS encoding DUF3073 domain-containing protein, with protein sequence MGRGRQKAKHTKIARELKAYSPDVNYAALERELGHTDEGDQYVDKWADEYADEDEDELENA encoded by the coding sequence ATGGGCCGTGGCCGTCAGAAGGCAAAGCACACGAAGATCGCTCGTGAACTCAAGGCGTACAGTCCGGATGTGAACTACGCCGCGCTCGAGCGTGAACTCGGTCACACCGACGAGGGCGACCAGTACGTCGACAAGTGGGCCGACGAGTACGCCGACGAAGACGAGGACGAGCTCGAGAACGCCTGA
- a CDS encoding MOSC domain-containing protein, with protein sequence MPRVKALFRHPVKGFTAERCTSLDVQADGRIAGDRVLAFRFADAAEPEERDGLDYWPKSKGLALQDFPSLAALRLAYDHEALRVRITHRHAVLVEAGLDRTGRAALEEALTAFVLATPDARRLQRTGRLPLVLVGDGIAARFQDRPRGFVTAHPAESAAAIGAALGKEVDDRRFRSNVVIEGLPAWDELAWSGEVRIGEVRFTPQQLLVRCLATHANPDTGVRDAKVLTTLTGALGQPEPVLGCALLPPGDSGGRVGDHGSADSPVLGTIRVGDEVVIA encoded by the coding sequence ATGCCGCGCGTCAAGGCTCTCTTTCGTCACCCCGTCAAGGGGTTCACCGCCGAGCGGTGCACGTCGCTGGACGTGCAGGCCGATGGCCGGATCGCCGGCGACCGCGTGCTGGCGTTCCGCTTCGCGGATGCCGCCGAACCCGAAGAGCGCGACGGCCTGGACTACTGGCCGAAGTCGAAGGGCCTCGCCCTGCAGGACTTCCCGAGCCTCGCCGCACTCCGCCTCGCCTACGACCACGAGGCGCTGCGGGTACGGATCACCCACCGTCACGCCGTGCTCGTGGAGGCCGGACTCGATCGCACGGGGCGCGCGGCGCTCGAAGAAGCGCTCACCGCCTTCGTGCTGGCGACGCCGGACGCCCGGCGACTGCAGCGGACGGGACGGCTGCCGCTCGTGCTCGTCGGCGACGGCATCGCGGCGCGCTTCCAGGATCGCCCCCGCGGCTTCGTCACGGCGCATCCCGCCGAGAGCGCAGCGGCCATCGGCGCCGCGCTCGGGAAGGAGGTCGATGACCGCCGGTTCCGCTCGAACGTCGTCATCGAGGGCCTGCCCGCATGGGACGAGCTCGCCTGGAGCGGCGAGGTGCGCATCGGCGAGGTGCGCTTCACACCGCAGCAGCTGCTCGTGCGGTGCCTGGCCACCCACGCGAACCCCGACACGGGCGTGCGCGATGCCAAGGTGCTCACCACCCTCACCGGCGCGCTCGGGCAGCCGGAGCCGGTGCTGGGATGCGCCCTGCTGCCGCCCGGCGACAGCGGCGGCCGGGTGGGCGATCATGGCAGCGCCGACTCGCCCGTGCTCGGCACGATCCGCGTAGGCGACGAGGTCGTCATCGCCTGA